One genomic window of Blastocatellia bacterium includes the following:
- a CDS encoding GAF domain-containing protein, which produces MPEKKTRIISLGVWVVLLFALTTMLGAAGFFYYFAKQFEYETCESYNEKQFEHIKGIAEDLSQLLTLIKNDFDYVSSLPDVQTNDPEKIWPHLAACYRRFDGRLTDISRIDATGHFITAYQDGSELMGMSAMHRPSTALAISGKNLALAGPYTTMDNNKAIAFDIPVFRTEKTGEKIFDGTISGRIDIDDWIKNYVAPYDIQLGSFTWIINQDRQIVAHSNPALVGQSWDMIAQGAFLDPNPKARDRRADYEFLNMALSQTSGKAQIKLASLGDEVQLISYVSSRVPWAKWVVMSNVPRKSILKPFHENLRKVWIVAVFFIGTFIIVSIFALYTEQKKVHLERDLRYSLQQSEKKYRTLVERSNDGIVLISPDGFIKIVNRRFAEMLGKQEKELLGENILNYIRGSQQTFVQEEWKNRSQGLSSSYEVELITSNKEKLFVIFSESPVFSLSNEHTGNLSVLTDISDKKRAEEEIKRQNEELFTINTIAETASRSLILEEIFSNTVIKIKEVLKLDTCMILTTDEKSKLLSIRANVGCSEEFLNHPETKNIPLGVSYIGKAAERGELIVVDNLSVDDGTVGPRPALSAVQKEGIIAAAFIPIKVRDNCYGLIACGNRSTRSFTKQEIRLLNTIGQTIGIAVEKAYLYQNAQRRAMRLETIYQVGDKLTALLELDELLPVVVKLIHNTFSYYNVNIFLYDKEKDQLTFTAGCGGFQAPEPIGATLAIKEGIVGRCFSTGQPVLVDDVSKSSSYLPIESLPETSSELTVPLLVRGSVIGVLDVQNSNINAFDEEDMLTLQVLAEQIGVAVENAQLYEKIKSSLEEVRKSQAFFAKIVLESPLATFITDETGVCILMNQSALSLIQKKDSYDEVIGKYNVLANPPFIDTPVVEAFHKVLTGEVVQLMVDLPVSASEEDYHKYEMLSGRATLFPLVDDIGKVGNVVVKFEDLTEKKVLEDALQQAQKMESIGTLAGGIAHDFNNILGGVLGYTSFIKTKMNKMDPLYRYINIIESSAKRAADLTQQLLAFARGGKYHVQVLDLNSLVKEAVELIESTISKNIKLKLDLAKTKLVVEVDGGQIIQTIVNMCINARDAMPEGGCLSISTVNVTLDEQFTYKHPGSKIGRYVLFRISDTGMGMTEETKQRIFEPFFTTKRDKKGTGLGLAMVYGIIKNHNGYIDVESETGLGTTFSIYLPSSTKELAKIKNTDEYSKEGSETILVAEDEDIMRDLLVEMLDSGGYQVITAENGREALDIYQNRAREIDLVILDMMMPELDGANSVSPT; this is translated from the coding sequence ATGCCAGAGAAAAAAACAAGAATCATTTCACTTGGTGTTTGGGTAGTTTTGTTATTTGCCTTAACCACTATGCTTGGTGCGGCAGGATTTTTCTATTATTTTGCCAAACAATTTGAATATGAAACTTGTGAAAGTTATAACGAAAAGCAGTTTGAACATATCAAAGGTATTGCTGAAGATCTATCACAGCTATTGACTTTAATAAAAAATGATTTTGATTATGTGTCTAGTTTGCCAGATGTCCAAACCAATGACCCAGAAAAAATTTGGCCTCATTTAGCTGCTTGTTATCGGCGTTTTGATGGGCGTTTAACAGATATATCTCGCATTGATGCTACAGGGCATTTTATTACTGCTTATCAAGATGGATCAGAACTTATGGGTATGAGTGCAATGCACCGACCTTCGACGGCTTTGGCAATAAGTGGTAAAAATTTAGCTTTAGCTGGCCCATATACAACTATGGATAACAATAAAGCAATTGCTTTTGATATACCGGTTTTTCGCACAGAAAAAACAGGAGAAAAAATCTTTGATGGTACTATTTCGGGACGAATAGATATTGATGATTGGATTAAAAACTATGTAGCTCCCTATGATATACAATTGGGTAGTTTTACCTGGATAATTAATCAAGATCGTCAAATTGTTGCTCATAGCAACCCTGCTTTAGTCGGCCAGTCCTGGGATATGATTGCCCAAGGAGCATTTTTAGACCCTAACCCAAAGGCAAGAGATCGTCGTGCTGACTATGAATTTCTCAACATGGCTTTGTCTCAAACAAGTGGTAAAGCACAAATAAAATTAGCTAGTTTAGGTGATGAAGTTCAATTAATTTCTTATGTTTCTAGTCGTGTACCCTGGGCAAAATGGGTAGTGATGTCTAATGTGCCACGTAAATCAATACTAAAGCCTTTTCATGAAAATTTAAGAAAAGTTTGGATAGTAGCGGTATTTTTTATAGGTACATTTATTATTGTTTCTATTTTTGCTTTATATACAGAGCAAAAAAAGGTTCATTTAGAAAGAGACTTACGTTATAGCCTACAACAGTCTGAAAAAAAATATCGCACACTAGTTGAGCGTAGCAATGATGGAATTGTGCTAATTTCTCCTGATGGCTTTATAAAAATTGTTAATCGTCGTTTTGCAGAAATGCTTGGTAAACAAGAAAAAGAACTGCTTGGAGAAAATATACTTAATTATATTAGAGGAAGCCAACAAACTTTTGTCCAAGAAGAATGGAAAAACCGATCCCAAGGGCTTAGTAGCAGTTATGAAGTAGAACTTATAACTAGTAATAAAGAGAAGCTTTTTGTAATTTTTTCTGAGTCACCTGTTTTTAGTTTAAGTAATGAACATACAGGTAATTTATCAGTTTTAACAGATATTAGTGATAAAAAGCGTGCAGAAGAGGAAATTAAACGCCAAAATGAAGAACTTTTTACTATAAACACTATTGCTGAAACTGCTAGCCGTTCTTTGATTTTAGAAGAAATTTTCTCTAACACAGTAATCAAAATTAAGGAAGTATTAAAGCTAGATACCTGTATGATTTTGACAACAGATGAAAAGTCAAAACTACTATCGATAAGGGCTAATGTTGGTTGTTCAGAAGAATTTCTAAATCATCCAGAAACAAAAAATATTCCTTTAGGTGTTAGTTATATTGGCAAAGCTGCTGAAAGAGGTGAATTAATTGTTGTAGATAATTTATCTGTGGATGATGGGACGGTTGGCCCAAGACCTGCCCTATCAGCAGTACAAAAAGAAGGCATTATTGCTGCTGCTTTTATCCCTATAAAAGTTAGAGACAACTGTTATGGGCTTATTGCTTGTGGTAATCGTTCTACACGCTCTTTTACAAAACAAGAAATTCGCTTGCTTAACACTATTGGTCAAACTATTGGAATTGCTGTAGAAAAAGCCTATCTTTATCAAAATGCGCAAAGACGTGCTATGCGTTTAGAAACAATTTATCAAGTAGGGGATAAATTAACGGCTCTTTTAGAACTTGATGAGTTACTACCTGTTGTAGTTAAGCTTATACATAATACCTTTAGTTATTATAATGTAAATATTTTTCTTTATGATAAAGAAAAAGACCAACTTACTTTTACTGCTGGTTGTGGAGGATTTCAAGCACCTGAACCAATAGGAGCAACTTTAGCAATTAAAGAAGGGATTGTTGGACGTTGTTTTTCTACAGGCCAACCTGTTTTAGTTGATGATGTAAGCAAAAGTTCTAGCTATTTACCTATTGAAAGCCTTCCAGAAACTAGTTCAGAACTAACAGTTCCTTTATTAGTGCGTGGTTCAGTTATAGGTGTGTTGGATGTTCAAAATAGTAATATTAATGCTTTTGATGAAGAAGATATGCTTACGCTACAAGTCTTAGCTGAACAAATTGGTGTAGCGGTGGAAAATGCCCAGCTTTATGAAAAAATAAAATCATCACTAGAAGAAGTTCGTAAATCACAAGCATTTTTTGCCAAAATTGTTCTGGAATCACCTCTAGCTACTTTTATTACTGATGAAACAGGCGTTTGCATATTAATGAATCAAAGTGCTTTATCTTTGATTCAGAAAAAAGATAGCTATGATGAAGTAATAGGTAAATATAATGTACTGGCTAACCCACCTTTTATTGATACTCCTGTAGTTGAAGCTTTTCATAAAGTTTTGACAGGAGAAGTAGTTCAATTAATGGTTGACTTACCCGTTTCAGCTAGCGAAGAAGATTACCATAAGTATGAAATGCTTAGTGGAAGAGCTACACTATTTCCATTAGTTGACGATATAGGAAAAGTTGGAAATGTGGTAGTTAAGTTTGAGGATTTAACAGAAAAGAAAGTTTTAGAAGATGCTCTGCAACAGGCTCAAAAGATGGAATCCATAGGCACACTAGCAGGAGGTATTGCACATGATTTTAATAATATTTTGGGTGGAGTATTAGGATACACTTCATTTATTAAAACAAAGATGAATAAGATGGATCCTCTTTATCGGTATATTAATATTATTGAATCATCTGCTAAACGTGCAGCAGACCTAACTCAACAGCTTTTAGCTTTTGCTCGTGGTGGAAAATACCATGTGCAAGTTTTAGACTTAAATTCTTTGGTAAAAGAGGCTGTAGAATTAATTGAAAGCACAATTAGCAAAAATATTAAACTAAAACTAGACCTAGCAAAAACTAAATTAGTTGTTGAAGTTGATGGTGGTCAAATTATCCAAACAATTGTTAATATGTGTATTAATGCTCGTGATGCAATGCCTGAAGGAGGTTGCCTAAGCATTAGCACTGTAAATGTTACTTTAGATGAGCAGTTTACTTATAAGCATCCTGGCTCAAAAATAGGCCGCTATGTACTTTTTAGAATTAGTGATACTGGTATGGGGATGACAGAAGAAACCAAACAACGAATTTTTGAACCTTTTTTTACAACTAAGAGAGATAAAAAAGGCACAGGTTTAGGTTTAGCAATGGTTTATGGAATTATTAAAAACCACAATGGTTATATTGATGTAGAAAGCGAAACAGGACTAGGTACTACATTTTCTATATATTTACCCTCATCAACAAAAGAATTAGCTAAAATAAAAAACACTGATGAATATAGTAAAGAAGGCTCAGAAACTATTTTGGTAGCAGAAGATGAAGATATTATGAGAGATTTACTAGTGGAAATGCTAGATAGTGGAGGCTATCAAGTAATTACAGCAGAAAACGGACGTGAAGCCTTGGATATTTACCAAAATAGAGCTAGAGAAATAGATTTAGTTATTTTAGATATGATGATGCCAGAACTTGATGGAGCCAACAGCGTTTCGCCAACTTAA
- the pilO gene encoding type 4a pilus biogenesis protein PilO, with the protein MIRALLIFLTIIFLTFPSFAQQKRPKKSIAPETTQQTNEKKQLQDAQNEIASLLEGMAKDEEDISNTIGQIKNELRLRELRWRTFERSTAVKDEPFVFHPVKVELFGTYERVTDMLLNLAASNYLIIIDGLDIKRTKQPAPLVSVEAEFTMLIYSLDEKEAEKMQNPTGQTTTAQLTSAQNTLMLLNSRFEERVAVWTALRRLGKRFPKSLETVLTGVSMDSRLMKITGVSRSAETVRNLINEVGAAKIFTDISPEQNGPNFTIQANLDVPKAYQQWLEGVETSDQDLQRDPFTTIYTLEQLIQGSNANANYPDLEKRIAEYLQLVNQPNIKRLDRSSPYLVSELSLAGTYFTSDLEGAIFKTPNQKELFVSVGAKCYNGRFVAVQQGRALFEENIVDSSGKTQISQIAKSVDSPNCSVVSIPINGKETTISQQLEQLAKAKLPNTILTLKVSNVRLDTLLLLMYELSNYQFAFIIDKTIPALCISISQERGNFNDVLAQVLHSVNLTFVEEKRVFRIIAFEQAINANLPVLATSFENPPLPGKFGTKDFQAEELALSITEVELGEVIKFFTNKYKVKFAYTATAKQIKVTAAIKDLPWPQVFMAILRANDLTALVESERVLILSRTELLQLQTAGKVKIEE; encoded by the coding sequence ATGATACGAGCTTTATTAATTTTTTTGACAATTATTTTTTTAACCTTTCCTAGTTTTGCCCAACAAAAACGACCTAAAAAAAGCATAGCACCTGAAACCACACAACAAACAAATGAGAAAAAGCAGTTGCAAGATGCCCAAAATGAAATTGCTTCTTTGCTAGAAGGTATGGCTAAAGATGAAGAAGATATATCTAACACAATTGGTCAAATTAAAAATGAGCTTCGGCTAAGAGAACTACGCTGGCGTACTTTTGAACGTAGCACAGCAGTTAAAGATGAACCTTTTGTTTTTCATCCAGTAAAAGTAGAGTTATTTGGCACTTATGAAAGAGTAACCGATATGTTACTTAATCTAGCTGCTTCTAATTATTTAATAATTATTGATGGTCTAGATATTAAACGAACTAAGCAACCTGCTCCGCTTGTTTCTGTGGAAGCAGAATTCACTATGCTAATTTATAGTTTGGATGAAAAAGAAGCAGAAAAAATGCAAAATCCTACTGGGCAAACAACTACTGCCCAACTTACTTCAGCACAAAATACACTCATGCTTCTAAACTCTCGATTTGAGGAACGTGTAGCTGTTTGGACTGCTCTGCGTCGTCTTGGAAAACGCTTTCCAAAATCTTTAGAAACCGTCCTAACAGGCGTTTCTATGGATTCTCGTTTAATGAAAATAACGGGTGTTTCTCGCTCTGCTGAAACTGTAAGAAATTTAATAAATGAAGTAGGTGCAGCAAAAATTTTTACGGATATTTCCCCAGAACAAAATGGGCCAAATTTTACTATTCAAGCAAACCTGGATGTACCAAAAGCTTACCAACAATGGTTAGAAGGCGTTGAAACTTCTGATCAAGACCTACAGCGTGACCCATTTACTACTATTTATACTTTAGAGCAATTAATACAGGGTAGTAATGCTAATGCTAACTACCCAGATTTAGAAAAACGTATTGCCGAGTATTTACAATTAGTTAATCAACCTAATATTAAACGCTTAGACCGTAGTAGTCCTTATTTAGTTTCAGAACTATCACTAGCAGGAACTTATTTTACTTCTGATTTAGAAGGAGCAATATTTAAGACTCCAAATCAAAAAGAGTTATTTGTTTCTGTTGGAGCAAAATGTTATAACGGTCGCTTTGTTGCTGTTCAGCAGGGCAGAGCTTTGTTTGAAGAAAATATTGTTGATTCAAGTGGCAAAACTCAAATTTCACAAATTGCTAAATCTGTTGACTCTCCTAATTGCTCAGTTGTTAGTATCCCAATTAATGGTAAGGAAACAACTATTTCCCAACAGCTTGAGCAATTAGCAAAAGCAAAATTACCTAATACAATACTTACATTAAAAGTTAGTAATGTTAGATTAGATACTTTATTATTATTAATGTATGAATTAAGCAATTATCAATTTGCTTTTATTATTGATAAAACTATACCTGCTCTTTGTATTTCTATTAGTCAGGAGCGAGGAAATTTTAATGATGTATTAGCTCAAGTCCTGCATTCAGTTAATTTAACTTTTGTTGAAGAAAAGCGAGTATTTCGCATAATTGCTTTTGAACAAGCTATTAATGCTAATTTACCAGTTTTAGCAACTAGTTTTGAGAATCCGCCATTGCCAGGAAAGTTTGGGACAAAAGATTTTCAAGCTGAAGAGTTAGCATTATCTATTACAGAAGTAGAGTTAGGCGAAGTAATAAAATTTTTTACTAATAAATACAAGGTCAAGTTTGCTTATACTGCTACAGCCAAACAAATAAAAGTTACTGCTGCTATAAAAGACCTACCTTGGCCTCAAGTTTTTATGGCAATTTTAAGAGCTAATGATTTAACGGCGTTGGTAGAAAGTGAAAGAGTCCTAATTTTAAGCCGAACAGAATTATTACAACTTCAAACAGCGGGCAAAGTAAAAATTGAGGAGTAA
- a CDS encoding antibiotic biosynthesis monooxygenase, with translation MSVYVVARFLAKADKVEELKAALESLVEPTRKEEGCISYQIFQNNNDPSDFTFFEEWASLDAINAHFTTPHVQAALVKAPGLLSQEADIRYYSLFK, from the coding sequence ATGTCAGTATATGTAGTTGCTAGGTTTTTAGCAAAAGCAGATAAAGTAGAAGAGTTAAAAGCGGCTTTAGAAAGCCTAGTTGAACCAACTCGCAAAGAAGAGGGCTGTATTAGTTATCAAATATTTCAAAATAACAATGACCCAAGTGATTTTACGTTTTTTGAAGAATGGGCCAGTCTTGATGCTATCAATGCCCATTTTACTACGCCACATGTTCAAGCCGCGCTAGTAAAAGCCCCAGGTCTTCTTAGCCAAGAAGCAGATATTCGCTATTACTCATTGTTTAAATAG
- a CDS encoding WD40 repeat domain-containing protein — translation MLALVVTSDNEKLVSASSDRTIKIWDFNSILDNPSCPSSIHTLTEHKTIVNKLSVSLDDKYLISGGSDGTIKVWDLLSYLPINDFFGHDYSVTGLNVTSDNKYLISTSEDAKIKVWELASSSLIAVLTESTSSINTLALTKDNQYIVTGNSDKTINIWNLETGLLVNVLAGHSDLITDLVLSEGTIFSTSKDGTVKLWNFDIAKENTAPIKQKFNISALAISLDGRYAFSGEINGTIRIWNHLGQEITSLLAHSASVNAMAISVDKKYLVSASGNEIKLWDLATLECIDILTEHQDRVLSLIITPDNKYIISSSDDRTIKIWYLDSRKLDTTLRDRAGIYALVLMENGKEFISANFAGRLRSWDLIKKHVVKEQKGCIDTKTAITNDNKYQVLGLDENTLGVISLAEETIIGTFPTIGSITRCAISDTGLIISCDQLGNLYFLQLETC, via the coding sequence GTGTTGGCTTTAGTTGTTACGTCGGATAATGAAAAGTTAGTCTCTGCAAGTAGTGACCGAACAATAAAAATTTGGGATTTTAACTCAATCTTAGATAACCCCTCTTGCCCCTCTTCTATTCATACTTTAACCGAACATAAAACTATTGTTAATAAACTAAGTGTTAGCCTAGATGATAAATACTTAATTTCTGGTGGAAGTGATGGAACAATAAAGGTTTGGGATTTATTAAGCTATTTGCCAATAAATGATTTTTTTGGACATGACTATAGTGTTACAGGACTAAATGTTACATCTGATAATAAATACTTAATTTCAACTAGCGAAGATGCAAAGATCAAAGTTTGGGAGCTAGCTTCTAGTTCTTTAATTGCTGTTTTAACAGAATCAACAAGTAGCATTAACACCTTAGCATTAACTAAAGATAATCAATATATAGTTACTGGAAATAGTGATAAAACAATCAATATTTGGAATTTAGAAACAGGTTTGCTAGTAAATGTGCTAGCAGGGCATAGTGATCTAATTACAGACTTAGTTTTAAGTGAGGGGACGATTTTTTCTACAAGTAAAGATGGAACAGTAAAACTTTGGAATTTTGATATTGCTAAAGAAAACACTGCACCAATAAAACAAAAATTTAATATTTCTGCTTTAGCAATTTCGCTAGATGGTCGTTATGCTTTTTCAGGTGAAATTAATGGGACAATTAGAATTTGGAACCATCTAGGACAGGAAATTACTAGTTTACTCGCTCATTCAGCTTCAGTTAATGCAATGGCTATTAGTGTAGATAAAAAATATTTAGTTTCTGCTAGTGGTAATGAAATAAAGCTTTGGGATTTAGCTACTTTAGAGTGTATAGATATATTAACAGAGCATCAAGATAGAGTATTAAGCTTAATAATAACACCGGATAATAAATATATAATCTCTAGTAGTGATGATAGAACAATAAAAATTTGGTATCTAGATAGTAGAAAGCTAGATACTACTTTACGAGATAGAGCCGGAATATATGCTTTAGTGTTAATGGAAAATGGCAAGGAATTTATCTCCGCTAATTTTGCTGGCCGACTAAGAAGTTGGGATTTAATAAAAAAACACGTTGTTAAAGAGCAAAAAGGTTGTATTGATACAAAAACAGCTATTACTAATGATAATAAATATCAAGTATTAGGTTTAGATGAAAATACTTTAGGAGTAATAAGTTTAGCCGAAGAAACCATAATTGGTACTTTTCCAACAATTGGTTCAATTACTCGTTGTGCTATTAGCGATACAGGCTTAATTATTAGTTGTGATCAGTTAGGGAATTTATATTTTTTGCAGTTAGAAACCTGTTAA
- a CDS encoding TonB-dependent receptor, which translates to MSQSDGSFSIVQLPPGNYEIVASIEGFSSKTYKQSLELGIVALVNFNLEVGQNTEIIEVLASNEFSQEKTENSTNINPKLINDLPINRRNFLDFALTTPRATKDRAPAQGVVASSGISFNGQQARFNNVSIDGLDNNETAAGSVRATLSQDAIQEFQVVSDSYSAEFGRALGGVVNIITKGGGSEFRGSLFFLNRNDSTSARDVFAPTEPEYKQYQFGATFSGPIKKDKIFFFNSFERLSVKQSNFVTISNQTVNSAKSLGFTLDNGPIPFAFGTTSALTRVDFRLGQQDNLFIRYNFGGNYNGAFEPFGGLSGQTAGGIQLLDENNLAVNNTYSSTSLNLINETRFLFGLRNQDVNAPDNSTRVQLIAPEGIVTFGRTIFLSQPRRASIYQIIDNVSLTRGRHQIKFGGDYYYVNLPGDGGTKVPIFSGGFAVFAPLDFSAFGGPNISGIEAFDPKLRTPEQRAFLTNFAQQLALNFPLASLPLPTAFAQGFGNPLVTIDQKQLALFFQDNIKLSENFLLKLGIRYDINRIGFVPKNNGFFSPRIAISYRPKKLENLTIKAGYGIFASTQLFGNATLVELTSATNAIKIPVIPFPFSAIPFSLPNRKFPEGLEIPAGVDFIPQLSSTFVYDRKTRTSYTQQSTLE; encoded by the coding sequence ATGTCTCAATCTGATGGTTCATTTTCCATTGTTCAACTACCTCCAGGTAACTATGAAATAGTTGCTAGTATCGAAGGTTTTTCTAGTAAGACTTATAAGCAAAGCTTGGAATTAGGTATAGTCGCGTTAGTAAATTTTAATTTAGAGGTAGGACAAAATACTGAAATTATTGAAGTACTTGCCAGCAATGAATTTAGTCAAGAAAAAACTGAAAACAGTACTAATATCAACCCTAAATTAATTAATGATTTACCAATAAATAGGCGTAATTTTTTAGATTTTGCCTTAACAACTCCTAGAGCAACAAAAGATCGCGCTCCTGCACAAGGAGTGGTGGCTTCTTCAGGCATTTCATTTAATGGGCAGCAAGCTAGATTTAATAATGTAAGTATTGATGGTTTAGATAATAATGAAACGGCGGCAGGTTCTGTAAGAGCTACTCTTAGCCAAGATGCCATACAAGAATTCCAAGTAGTAAGTGATAGTTACAGTGCTGAGTTTGGCCGAGCTTTAGGTGGAGTGGTTAACATTATAACAAAAGGTGGTGGAAGTGAATTTCGAGGAAGTTTATTTTTCTTAAATCGTAATGATTCAACTAGTGCAAGAGATGTTTTTGCACCTACTGAGCCAGAATATAAACAATATCAATTTGGTGCTACTTTTAGTGGGCCAATAAAAAAAGATAAAATATTTTTCTTTAACTCCTTTGAACGCCTTTCTGTTAAACAAAGTAATTTTGTTACCATTAGCAATCAAACTGTAAATTCAGCTAAAAGTTTAGGATTTACCTTAGACAATGGGCCTATTCCCTTTGCTTTTGGAACAACTTCTGCCTTGACTAGGGTTGATTTTCGTCTTGGACAACAAGATAACTTATTTATTCGCTACAATTTTGGGGGAAACTATAATGGTGCTTTTGAACCTTTTGGTGGTCTTTCAGGTCAAACAGCAGGTGGAATTCAGCTATTAGATGAAAATAATCTTGCTGTTAATAATACTTATAGTAGCACTTCTCTTAATTTGATAAATGAAACAAGGTTTCTTTTTGGCTTACGTAATCAAGATGTTAATGCTCCTGATAATAGTACTCGTGTTCAACTAATAGCTCCAGAAGGAATTGTTACTTTTGGTCGTACAATTTTTCTTTCTCAACCTAGACGTGCGTCTATTTACCAAATTATTGATAATGTTTCTTTAACCAGAGGTCGTCATCAAATTAAGTTTGGAGGAGATTATTATTATGTAAATCTCCCAGGAGATGGAGGCACTAAAGTTCCAATTTTTTCAGGTGGTTTTGCAGTATTTGCTCCACTAGATTTTTCTGCTTTTGGTGGGCCAAATATATCAGGGATTGAGGCTTTTGATCCAAAATTACGGACTCCTGAGCAAAGAGCTTTTCTTACTAACTTTGCACAGCAACTAGCTCTTAACTTTCCTTTAGCTAGCTTACCTCTACCTACAGCCTTTGCCCAGGGTTTTGGAAATCCTTTAGTTACTATAGATCAAAAACAGCTAGCTTTGTTTTTTCAAGATAATATCAAGCTCTCAGAAAATTTTTTACTTAAACTAGGGATTCGCTATGATATTAATCGTATAGGGTTTGTACCAAAAAACAATGGTTTCTTTAGTCCAAGAATTGCTATTTCCTATCGTCCTAAAAAGCTAGAAAACTTAACTATTAAGGCTGGATATGGTATTTTTGCGAGTACACAGCTTTTTGGTAATGCTACTCTAGTTGAATTAACTTCTGCTACAAATGCAATTAAAATTCCTGTTATTCCTTTTCCTTTTTCAGCTATTCCTTTTAGTTTGCCAAACAGAAAATTTCCTGAAGGCTTAGAAATTCCTGCTGGAGTAGATTTTATTCCTCAATTAAGCTCTACCTTTGTTTATGACCGTAAAACTCGAACTAGCTATACTCAACAATCAACTTTGGAGTAG
- the tsaD gene encoding tRNA (adenosine(37)-N6)-threonylcarbamoyltransferase complex transferase subunit TsaD — protein sequence MRLVLGIESSCDETAAAIIEDGCRLRSNIIASQIEKHRPFGGVVPELASREHLVKIMAVAKEACEKAEIQLSDVDGIAVTYGPGLVGALLVGICYAKSLAYVLNKPLVGVNHLEGHIYSVIFENPPIEYPALALVVSGGHTSIYLMPEAEKYQLVGHTRDDAAGEAFDKVAKLLGLGYPGGPVIDRLARTGDASAAPLVFTPPRMEDGRYDFSFSGLKTAVLRYTKEQSITPLLSGEEPSEQIKNLVASFQQAAVHSLIVPFRKAVADYQPKTLILSGGVACNSALRQSMKELAEKMKVALYYPSPILTTDNAAMIAAAGYPKLLRGEKVGLDLTAVSSLKLQNLELETEPPKKGKVRYRLS from the coding sequence ATGCGTTTAGTATTAGGAATAGAAAGTTCTTGTGATGAAACCGCAGCGGCAATTATTGAAGATGGTTGCCGTTTGCGTTCTAACATTATTGCTTCACAGATTGAAAAACATCGTCCATTTGGCGGTGTAGTGCCAGAACTAGCTTCCCGTGAGCATTTAGTTAAAATCATGGCAGTTGCAAAAGAAGCTTGTGAAAAGGCAGAAATTCAACTTTCTGATGTAGATGGTATTGCTGTAACTTATGGGCCTGGACTTGTAGGAGCTTTGCTAGTAGGCATTTGTTATGCTAAATCCTTGGCCTATGTGCTAAATAAACCTTTGGTTGGAGTTAATCACCTAGAAGGTCATATTTATTCTGTAATATTTGAAAATCCTCCAATTGAGTATCCCGCTTTAGCTTTGGTAGTTTCTGGAGGTCATACTAGTATTTACTTAATGCCTGAAGCAGAAAAATATCAGCTTGTTGGTCATACAAGGGATGATGCTGCTGGAGAGGCATTTGATAAGGTTGCTAAATTGTTAGGTTTAGGCTATCCAGGAGGCCCAGTTATTGACCGTTTAGCTCGTACAGGTGATGCGTCAGCGGCTCCGCTAGTTTTTACCCCCCCTAGAATGGAAGACGGGCGTTATGATTTTAGCTTTAGCGGCCTAAAAACAGCAGTTTTACGATATACAAAAGAACAATCTATAACACCGCTTTTAAGTGGGGAAGAACCATCTGAGCAAATCAAAAACCTTGTTGCTAGCTTTCAACAAGCTGCTGTTCACTCCTTAATAGTTCCTTTTAGAAAAGCTGTTGCAGATTACCAGCCAAAAACCTTAATTTTATCTGGTGGTGTAGCTTGTAATAGTGCTTTGCGCCAATCAATGAAAGAACTAGCCGAAAAAATGAAAGTTGCGCTTTATTATCCTAGTCCAATACTTACGACTGATAATGCAGCAATGATTGCAGCAGCAGGTTATCCCAAGTTGCTACGTGGTGAAAAAGTAGGGCTAGATTTAACGGCTGTTTCCAGCTTAAAGCTACAAAATCTAGAGTTAGAAACCGAACCACCCAAAAAAGGTAAAGTTAGATATCGCCTTTCTTAG